A stretch of Malus sylvestris chromosome 11, drMalSylv7.2, whole genome shotgun sequence DNA encodes these proteins:
- the LOC126588202 gene encoding 50S ribosomal protein L9, chloroplastic-like → MASAASTLSWSSSSWLQSFAGNTNEATKLSDRRTGLVVVAQKKAKKARTIILKEDITDLGKKGQLLSVKAGYYRNYLLPLGKAQIVTPLLLKEMKVEEERIEAEKIRVKEEAEQLARIFETVGGFKVKRKGGKGKLIFGSVTPQDLVDIIKAQLNREVDKRIVSLPDIREIGEYIAELKLHPEVTAKVRVIVSAN, encoded by the exons atGGCATCCGCAGCATCGACTCTGTCGTGGAGTTCTTCCTCGTGGCTTCAAAGCTTCGCCGGAAACACAAACGAAGCTACCAAATTGTCAGATAGAAGAACGGGATTGGTGGTTGTCGCTCAGAAGAAAGCAAAGAAGGCTCGAACG ATAATTCTAAAGGAGGACATAACTGACCTGGGAAAGAAAGGGCAACTTTTAAGTGTGAAAGCTGGTTATTACAGGAATTATCTGCTACCATTGGGGAAAGCCCAGATTGTAACTCCCCTGCTGCTCAA GGAAATGAAGGTTGAAGAGGAAAGGATTGAGGCAGAGAAAATACGG GTAAAAGAAGAGGCGGAGCAACTTGCTCGTATTTTTGAAACTGTTGGGGGTTTCAAGGTGAAGCGCAAAGGTGGAAAAGGAAAGTTAATTTTTGGAAG CGTCACCCCCCAAGATCTTGTTGACATAATCAAGGCACAACTTAACAG GGAAGTGGACAAGCGCATTGTGTCGCTGCCAGATATTCGAGAGATAGGAGAATATATTGCAGAACTGAAACTTCACCCAGAAGTCACTGCTAAAGTGCGAGTAATCGTTTCTGCTAACTAG